From the genome of Candidatus Omnitrophota bacterium:
ATCTCCTCGTTAAAGCACCAGAGATCCTCCAGGCTGCCCCCGCCGCGCCCCACAATCAAGACATCGACATTCTTTAGCGCATTCATCACGCGAATCGCCGCGGCAATCTCCGGGGCAGCCTCCTCCCCTTGGACGCGCACCGGCGCAATCAAGACATCCATACCGGGCATACGCCGCGCCAGGACATGGAGAATGTCGCGGATTGCCGCGCCTGTGGGGGAGGTCACCACGCCGATGCGTTTGGGAAGCCACGGAACCGGCTTCTTGTGCTCCGGATCAAAAAGGCCTTCGGCTGCGAGCTTCTTTTTGAGCTGTTCGAAGGCCAGTTGCAGCGCGCCCGCGCCCTTGGGTTCGGCTGTATCCACTTTGAGCTGGTACTTGCCCTGGCGCTCGTACACCGTGACGCTGCCGCGCAAGACCACCTGAAGCCCGTCTTCGAGTTTGAATTTAAGGCGCTGGCTGGCAAATTTGAAGAACACGCACGCGAGTTCCGCGCCTTCATCTTTGAGGGTGAAGTACATATGGCCCGAGGCTGGAGTGCGCAGATTGGAGATCTCGCCCACGACCCAGACGCGCGGGTAGATTTCTTCGAGGAGCTGTTTGACCTGGCGAGTGAGTTCGGAGACCGTGAGCGGACGGCTTTGCTCGGGTTGGGTTTCTTCGAGGGCGTTTTCTTCTGGTATAGGGTCGAATAAATCCATTGGCTTCTACCTTGGTGTCAGGCACCGGTGCCTGGCACCGGTGCCTGGCACCGTGAAGAAAAGACAGATGAGTAGCTCCCCCCGCCGACAATGAGATGATCCAGCACCTCGATGCCCATGAGTTGGCCGGCGGCAATCAAGCGCTCCGTCAGCGCCCGGTCCTCAGGCGAAGCTTCCACATCCCCGCTCGGGTGATTGTGCGCCAAAATCACACTGGCCGCACCAAGCTCCAGGGCAGGCCCGAAGACCTCCCGCGGGTGGACCAGGCTGGCCGTAAGCGTTCCCACTGAAACCGTGTGCCGCTTAAGAAGCCGCTTACGCGCGTCCAAATAGAGCGCCACAAAATGTTCGCGCCTCCGTGTCTGCAGATCAGCCACCAAAACCGCCACTTGCTCCGGCGAAGTAATGGACGCGGCCGGCCGGTCCCGGGCCCGGTGGGCCAACTCAAATGCGGCTTTCAGCTGGCAGGCCCTTGCCGGGCCGATCCCGCGCACCGCCTGCAGTTCCTCAGATGACAACGCAGCCAGCTCATGCAGGCTGCGGCCTTGCAACAAATGGCGCGCCAAGCTCTGCACATTGCGGCCGGCCACGCCCGATCCCAATACCACGGCCAAAAGATCCTCGTCTTTGAGGGCCTGTGTGCCGTGCTTTAACAAGCGCTCGCGCGGGCGGTGGGCCCAAGAGCGCGTTTTAAGTCGATGCGCCTCCATCCAGTGCCTCCTGAATGCGTTCAATGGAACGCACTTTTCCGGTTGCCTCGTCCACGTCCATAATCACACCACAAAGCTTGACGTTTCCTTCGGCAACGGGAAATCGGTTCGGCATCTGTGTCCTGAACTTGGACAACACAGAGTCCACCCGACGGCCGAGCACTGAATCATGAGGGCCGGTCATCCCTAAATCGGTGATGTATCCGGTGCCCCCGGGGAGAATGCGTTCGTCGGCGGTTTGCACGTGCGTATGCGATCCGACAAGCGCGGTAATCAAGCCATCCAAATGCCAGCCGAGCGCGACCTTTTCGCTGGTGGCCTCGGCATGGAAGTCTACCAAGATAATCGGCGTCTGCTCGCGGAGCCGCCGCACTGCGGCCTCCACAGTACGGAAGGGATCATCAAAATGCACATGCATAAACACGCGCCCGCCCGCATTGAGCACACCCACGCGCGTGCCTCCTGGGCCGTCCACCACGACTTCGCCCGAGCCGGGTGCGCCTTCCGGGTAATTCAAAGGCCGCAACAGGCGCCGTTCATACCCCAGGTATTCCACGACATCGCGCTGATCCCAAATATGATCGCCTGAGGTGATGACATCGAGTCCCATGTCAAAAAGTTCCATGGCCGCCTTTGCCGTGATCCCGCTTCCGCCGGCCGCGTTTTCGCCGTTGCCCACGGCAAAATCCACCTTGCCTTCGGCTTTGAGCCGGGGAAGAATATGGCCCACGGCCTTGCGGCCCGGGCTGCCCACAATGTCTCCACACATCAGGATTTTCATTGCAATCCTTGTCATCCCCGCGCAGGCGGGGATCTAGTTTCTTTCAGTTATCCAAGTAGATTCCCGCCTTCGCGGGAATGACAATACTTCAATCCGCATTCGCGGGAATGACAATGGTTACGGCCTCTGGCCTGAAACCCATTAACCCTTTGCCGCGATTTTGGCCCAGGAGTCCTTGAGTGTCACGGTGCGATTGAACACCATCTTTTGATCCGAACTCTTCGGATCCACACAAAAATAACCCATGCGTTCAAACTGAAAACGCGTACCCGGGGCCGCGCCCTGCACACTGGGCTCCACAAAGGCATTTTCCAGGATCTCCAAGGAATCCGGATTAAGCCCGGCCTTCCAATCCACCCCTTCCTCCACTGCGCTGGGGTCTTTCTGCAAAAACAGCCGGTCGTACAAACGCACCTCAGCCGAGACCGCGTGGCCGGCCGAAACCCAGTGCAAAGTACCGCGCACCTTGCGGCCGTCCGGGGCATCACCCCCGCGGGTTAGCGGATCATAGGTGCAGCGCAACTCCACCACCTCTCCGTTCTCATCCTTAATGACTTCCTCACAGGTGATGAAATACGCGTAACGCAAACGCACCTCGCTCCCGGGCGCCAACCGGAACCACTTGCGCGGGGCCTCTTCCATAAAGTCATCGCGCTCCACATACAAGGTGCGGCTAAAAGGCAGCTTACGCGTTCCCATGCTCTCGTCTTCGGGATTATTCACCGCATCCAATTCCTCGACCTGGTCTTCAGGATAATTGGTGAGGACCACCTTGAGCGGTCTCAAAACGCCCAACACACGCGCGGCGCTTTGGTTCAGGTCCTCGCGCACACTGTTTTCCAGCACGCCCACATCAATCATGGAATTGAATTTGGAGAGCCCGATCACCTGGCAAAAGTTGCGGATAGAAGCGGGCGTGAACCCCCGGCGTCTCAATCCCGCAATCGTGGGCATGCGCGGATCATCCCAGCCCTGGACCAAGCCGTCTTCAACCAATTCCAGGAGCCGGCGCTTGCTCATCACGGTATACGTCAGGTTCAGGCGCGCAAACTCGATTTGCTGCGGGTGATGCAATTCGAGCTGATCCAGAAACCAATCATAAAGAGGCCGCCGGATCTCGAATTCCAAAGTACACAAGGAGTGCGTGATCCCCTCTTTGGAGTCCTCCAGGCAATGCGCAAAATCGTACATGGGATAGATGCACCACTCGTCGCCCGTGCGATAGTGATGTTCCCGGCGAATCCGGTACACTACCGGGTCCCGCATATTCATATTGGGCGAAGCCATATCGATCTTGGCGCGCAGGACCTTGGAGCCGTCTTCAAATTCACCCGCGCGCATGCGCCTGAAGAGATCCAGATTTTCCTCCACACTGCGATCGCGATACGGGCTGTTTCGGCCGGCCTGCTTGACCGTGCCGCGGGTGGCCCGGATCTCCTCCAGGGACTGATCGCAGACAAAGGCCGCGCCCTTTTGAATGAGTTTTTCCGCGCACTCGTACATAAACTGAAAATAGTCCGAGGCATAGAACAGGCGGTCGTCCCAGTCATAGCCCAGCCAGCGCACATCATTCTGGATGGACTCGACGTACTCGATCTCTTCCTTGGTAGGATCCGTATCGTCAAAGCGCAGGTTGCAAAGCCCTTGGAACTCCCTGGCCACCTCAAAGCTCAGGCAGATTGCCTTGGCGTGCCCGATGTGCAAGTAGCCGTTGGGCTCCGGAGGGAAGCGCGTGTGCACGCGGCCTCCGTGCTTGCCGGCCTTGACGTCGTCACTGACAATCTGGCGGATAAAATCAAGTTGAGTCATTGGCGTAAATGTCATCCCCGCGCAGGCAAAGATGTCATCCCCGCGCAGGCGGGGATCTAGTTACCCAGGATCTCCGAATAAAGGTCCTTCCAGTCCGGATTTCTGTCTTCAATCAGGCGAATCTTCCACGCCCTGTTCCACTTCTTGATTCGCTTCTCTCGACTGAGGGCGCTGTGGACATCCTCAGTCTCCTCAAAATACACAAGGCGGTGCACACAATATTTCGAAGTGTACCCTTCCAGCAGGTTGTTCCTGTGCTGATACACACTCTTCACGAGGTCATTGGTCACGCCCAAATACAAAGTTCCATTGGCGCGGCTAGCCAAAATGTAGACGTAATAGCTTGCCATGTCAGTTATCCGAGTAGATTCCCGCCTGCGCGGGAATGACAGTGCTTGCGAATTCCATCCTTCGCTTGCGCTCCACAACTCAGGTCCTCATTCACTTGGCATATTCAACGGCCCGGGTCTCGCGGATAATCGTCACCTTGATTTGGCCCGGAAATTCCAAACCATCGCTGATCTTTTTGGACAGCTCGCGTGCCATCAGAGGCATTTCCCGGTCCGAGACCTTGTGCGGTTCCACAATCACCCGGACCTCCCGGCCCGCCTGGATCGCATAGGCCTTGCCCACTCCCTTAAAAGTATCGGCGATCTTTTCAAGATTTTCCAATCGCTTCACATAACTTTCAAAGACTTCACGCCGCGCTCCGGGACGCGCCCCGCTGATGGCATCCGCAGCCTGAGCCAAAACCGACATCACGCTGCGCTGCTCCACTTCGCCGTGGTGAGCCTCCACTCCGTGACAAACTTCCTCGCTCTCGCCGTACTTGCGCACAAGCTGGCCGCCGATCACCGCGTGCGGGCCTTCCACATTATGGCTCACGGCCTTGCCCACATCGTGCAACAAACCAATCCGCCGCGCCAGCCAAAAATCCAGGCCCAGCTCTGAAGCCATTACCCCCATCAAAAAGGCGCACTCCTTGAGATGCTCCAAAACATTTTGGCCGTAACTGGTGCGGAAGCGCAGCCGGCCCAGGAGTTTGATGAGTTCCGGATGCAAACCCTGAACCCCCACCTCCATCACGGCTTTCTCCCCTTCCTCCCAAATGATACGGTCCATCTCCTGTTTAGTTTTGGTCACGACCTCTTCGATGCGCGCCGGGTGAATACGGCCGTCGGTAATCAGAGTTTCCAGAGAACGCCGCGCTATTTCACGGCGCACGCCGTCAAAGGCCGAAAGCGTCACTGCCCCGGGGGTGTCGTCGATGATTACATCCACGCCCGTGATCATTTCCAGCGCGCGGATATTGCGGCCCTCGCGCCCGATAATCCGGCCCTTCATGTCGTCCGAAGGTAACGGCACCACACACACGGTGCTTTCCATGGTCTGCTCTGCGGCGCAGCGCTGAATAGCCTCGGCCACGATCTTGCGTGCCTTGTGATCGGCGGCCATGCGCGTCTCTTCCTCAATTTGCTTGACCCTGACTCCTGCCTCATGCCGCAGTTCAAGCTCCAATTTGGATAGGAGCAGCCGGCGGCCTTCCTCGGCGCCCATTCCGGAAACCCGCTGCAAGAGGCGCTTTTCTTCCTCGATCAGGGACTGCAGTTCTTCTTCGTGCTCATGCAATTCCTTTTCGCGGGTTTTGATCCCCTGCTCCAGCGCCTGGATGGACAGATCCTTCTTCTCCACCACCTCGAGTTTACGTTCCAGGTTTTCCTCGCGCTGCACCAGGCGCTGTTGCTGCTCGCTCAGCTCCTGCCGCCGCGTTTGGGTTTGCTTCTCAAATTCGGTTTGCATATTGAGAAGGCGGTCTTTGGAATCCAACTCCAGTTGGGTCCTGCGGTCTTCGATCTCTTGATCAGCAATCTGCACCCGGCGACTGGCTTCGGCCTCCGCACTCCCAATGCGGCGTTCTCCGATTCTCTTGCGCGCTCCATAGCCCAAGAAAATACCAATCACTGCGGCGGGCACAGCTGCTGCTAATAGCCATACGATGGAAATGGGGGTGGACACGGGTCGACCTCCCTGTTCTTAGCTGATATTGGATTTCGGTCTTAAGCCCAAAGGACGTCCGTGAGAGAGATATCAGTGGGTTCTGAGGGAATGGAATCCACCCGCTGCTGCGCAAAGGCCAACCCGATCATCGGGGTGCCCTCTGACAGGCCCGCAAGAAAACGGTCATAATAGCCACCCCCATGGCCCAGACGCCGGTGCCCGGCGTCAAAGCCCACACAGGGAACAAACACCAACTCGATGGCACCGACCTCCACCTTCGGGGCAAAAGCCTGCGGCTCCATAATCCCAAAGGCCCCGCGAACCAAATGCATCTCATCCCCAGGCCGGATCAGCCTGGGTTCAATTGTCTTCTCTCTAACAGATGTCACAGGTACTGCCACCTGCTTGCCCGCTGCCCAGGCCGCTTGAATGATGGGCCAGGTATCGACTTCTTCCGGCAACGGCAAGTACATCATCAACAATGCGGCAGATATAAACGCTTTCGAAAAAGTCGCAGCCTGAGCAATGGATTCGCTACGGTGCCACTTCTCTTCCGCACTCAATTCCCGAACCCGGGCTTTGATTTCCTGCCGCAGGTGTTTCTTAATGGATTCGGGTTCAAGGTTCATGGTTAAGCCAGAATAGCCCGCAGCTTTTTGACCACCGCAGGCAAAACTTCCAAAATCCGTTCCACGTCCGCACCGGTGTCCGTGCGGCCCAGAGAAATCCGGATTGAGCTGTTGGCGCGCTCGCGCGGCATGCCCGTGGCCATCAAGGCGTGCGAGGGATCCACCGCGCCCGAGCTGCAGGCCGCGCCCGTGGAGACTGCCACGCCTTCCAAATCCAGATGCACGACCAGCGCCTCGCCCTCGACTCCGTCGAAACTCACATTCAGAGTATTACACAAACGCTCCCTGGGGTGGCCGTTAAGATGGGCGCCCTCGATACGCTCCTGGATCCCCTTCCAAAGCCGGTCCGTAAGGACACGCAGCCGGGGTGTTTCCGTGGCAAGCTCCCTGAGCGCCAGCTCCGCGGCTTTGCCCATGCCCACAATGCCGGGCACATTTTCCGTGCCCGCGCGCAGGCCGCGCTCATGCGTGCCCCCGTGAATGAGCGGCACCGGTATCGTGCCCTTTTCCAAATACAAAAGGCCCGCGCCCTTGGGCCCGTAAAACTTGTGCGAGGAAATGGACAAGGCCTGCACCTTCACTTCCTCTATATTAAGCGGCAGTTTGCCCACAGCTTGGACCGCGTCCGTGTGCAGGGGCACGCCCGCCTCATTGGCAAGGGCCGCGATCTCAGGCATGGGCTCCACGGTGCCCAGCTCATTATTGGCCCACATGATGGAAATGAGAATAGTGTCCGGCCGGATGGCGGCCTTGAGGTCCTGCGGGTCGAGCCGGCCCGTGGCGTCCACCGGAAGGAACGTAACCTCAAAGCCCTGGGTGGCAAGCCACTTACAGGGATTCAGGACTGCGCTGTGCTCCACAGTCGAGCTGATGATATGGCGGCCCTTGTCCTGCCGGGCCCAGGCCAGGCCTTTGACAGCGAGGTTATTGGACTCGCTGGCGCCGCTGGTAAAGAGAATCTGCCCGGGTTTACAACCCAAAAGGGCGGCACACTGCGCCCGCGCCTTTTCCACAGCAGCGCGGGCGTGTTGCCCGAACTGATGCAGGGACAAGGCGTTACCGAAATTTTCAGCAAAAAAAGGCGACATCGCCGCCGCCACTTCGGGGTGGACCGGCGTGGTCGCGTTGTGATCCGCGTATACCAGGTGCATGACAGTTGTCATTCTATCCGAGGGTGGGAGGAGGGGCAAGGGCTGATCAAACCAGCGGGGACGGATTTCCCAGGATTCTCAGTGGGAGGTGTCTGGCACTGGAGTCCCTGCAGAAGGATGCTTCACTGCCAGTGCCTGAGACCTGGGACTAGGGGACGGTTCTCACGTAACTTGCTGCAGTACAGCGGGATGGCGAGAACCGTCCCTGACTGGAGAGCAGAGTCCCATGCAAGGTTGGATAGGGCCGTTGGATAGGGCCCTTGAAAATATGCAGATTTGCAGTATACTTGCAAATATACAAACAGGAGGAAGGGCTATTCTCTACCTGAAACGAACCATCGAGCCTCTGCTAAAGGAGGCGGCACAGCAATTCCCGGCACTAATGGTCACCGGGCCCCGCCAATCCGGGAAGACCACGCTTCTCAAGCACCTGTTTTCGAAAAGCCACAATTATGTCACGCTTGACGACCCGGAGGCACAGCTGGAGGCCAGAGAAGATCCGAAGCTCTTTCTCAAGAACAATCCCCCGCCGCTAATCATTGATGAAATCCAATACGCTCCCGGGTTGCTTCCCTTCTTGAAGGTCCACATTGACGAGCACCGCTCAAACCGCGGCGACTTTCTATTGACCGGCTCCCAAGTCTTTCCGCTTATGGCCGGAGTCAGCGAATCCTTGGCAGGGCGAATCGCCCTTTTTTCCCTCCTCTCTTTTTCCCTTCAAGAGGAATTCCGGAATCAATCCGATCTCCAATTGGGTCAACTCAAGAAACGAATTCTGCGGGGTGGATATCCGGAGCTGGTTGTCCAAGAAAAGATGAATTCCAAACTCTGGCACACAGGATACCTCCAGACCTATCTTGAGAGAGACGTTCGCCAACTCAAGAAGATCGGAGATCTCACTGATTTTCAGCGCTTTCTGCGTCTCTTGGCCGCATTCAACGGCCAGGTTTTGAATCTATCCGCCCTTTCCCGGGATCTGGGCGTGGCCGTCAACACAATAAAGAACTGGGTCTCCATCCTCGAAGCCAGTCATCAGGTTACGCTGGTGCAGCCTTACTACCGAAACAAGGGAAAGCGCATTATCAAGAGCCCCAAAATCTATTTCTCGGACACAGGCTTTGTGTGCTATCTCAACGGGATCACCTCTGTTGAGCAAGTGTTCAAAGGCCCTCAGGCAGGTCCTCTGCTTGAGACGCTGGTGCTCAATGAGATTGTTCGGGATTTTCACGGGCGGGGTGAGATCCCCCAAGTCTACTGGTGGAGAACCTCGGCAGGAGAGGAAGTCGACTTTGTGGTGGAAGTTGCCGGGGCGCTTATTCCCATTGAAGTGAAGCTGGCAGCCAAACAAAACCACGGCATGATTAAGGGAATGACAGCGTTCAGCCGCTTGTTTGAAAACGAGGTGAAGGCAGGCTACCTTGTCAATCTTTCGGACAAACCTCATGCGCTCGCCGAAAACATTGTGGCCTTGCCTATTTTTGAGATGGCCCGGCGATCCCTTCTCGATACGTCAACCGCATAAGTGGGGACGGACCTCGGAAGTTCTCAGGGGACATATCTCCGAAGGAGATGTGTCCCCTGTGTCCTTGGAACCGTCCCTGGTTAGAGGGCGGAAGTCAAGTCCACGGTGGCAAAGGCGGCGTCGGTGAGGGTGCCTGTGGCATCCGGCAATGGCGTCGCAGCTGCTGCGTGCCAGTCATCGAGCGTCTTCTCGCCATTGAGAACCTGCCGCGCCAGGGCAATGCGGGCGTTAACGGCCCGCACAACGGGTTCAACAAATTTTCTCAATTCCTCATGCTCCCCGCTGAGGGGCTCCACAGTCCAAGCTGGATGCCATTCGCGCTCCAAAGAGTCCATTAAAAGTCTTGCCTTGACCGGATCCGCTGTCCTAACAATCTCAGTGAGAGATCTCTCCACATCACGGGGTAATTCCAAACCCAGCAAACGCGAAGCAGCCGCTTTTCCCAATCCACCGGATAGCCGGGGCCGCAGCCCGGGAATGTTAATGGCCGACGGAATTCCTTCGAAACGCAGCATTTCTCTCAGGAGTTCATCCAAAACCGCCAATGCGTCTGAATCATTGGCGAGCACAATTTTGATGACCCGCACAGCCTTACGCTCCCGTGATGAATCCGTCATCCACACAGAATCATAGTGAGAGAAAGCCAGTCGCGTGGTCTCCGCTCTAGCACTAAAGTCACTGGCATCAGAGTACTCAACCAGAACTTGCATGGACTCTCCATCTGCGCGGTCCAGGGTTACTCCCGATTCCAGAAGCGATTCAAAAAGCTGTCTCTGCGAAGACCCCTCATCCCAACGCAAACGCACCGCATTCAAGAGAGCCTGCTTCCTTTCCTTAATTTCACGGGGGTTTATTTGAGTGCCCGTGCGCATCTCAGCCACCAGGGCATCAGCAAAGGCCTGCGCCGGATCCTCATCCCTCATAAAATTCTCTATCAGAACCCGGGGCCGGATCCCAAGCTCTTCGCACTTTTCAAGCATTGACTGCAATCTTGTTGCGCGATCGCCAAGAAACATATGAATTCCGCTCATGTAGAGGGGTCCCGAAGCATCCACTGCCAATGCAGCGATCCTTTCCTCAAGTCCGGAAATCTTTTGAAAAACTTCCCCGGATACTTGGATTTCGAGC
Proteins encoded in this window:
- a CDS encoding exodeoxyribonuclease VII large subunit: MDLFDPIPEENALEETQPEQSRPLTVSELTRQVKQLLEEIYPRVWVVGEISNLRTPASGHMYFTLKDEGAELACVFFKFASQRLKFKLEDGLQVVLRGSVTVYERQGKYQLKVDTAEPKGAGALQLAFEQLKKKLAAEGLFDPEHKKPVPWLPKRIGVVTSPTGAAIRDILHVLARRMPGMDVLIAPVRVQGEEAAPEIAAAIRVMNALKNVDVLIVGRGGGSLEDLWCFNEEIVARAIYESELPVISAVGHEIDWTIADMVADVRAPTPSAAAEIV
- the radC gene encoding DNA repair protein RadC, whose translation is MEAHRLKTRSWAHRPRERLLKHGTQALKDEDLLAVVLGSGVAGRNVQSLARHLLQGRSLHELAALSSEELQAVRGIGPARACQLKAAFELAHRARDRPAASITSPEQVAVLVADLQTRRREHFVALYLDARKRLLKRHTVSVGTLTASLVHPREVFGPALELGAASVILAHNHPSGDVEASPEDRALTERLIAAGQLMGIEVLDHLIVGGGSYSSVFSSRCQAPVPGTGA
- a CDS encoding TIGR00282 family metallophosphoesterase, with the translated sequence MKILMCGDIVGSPGRKAVGHILPRLKAEGKVDFAVGNGENAAGGSGITAKAAMELFDMGLDVITSGDHIWDQRDVVEYLGYERRLLRPLNYPEGAPGSGEVVVDGPGGTRVGVLNAGGRVFMHVHFDDPFRTVEAAVRRLREQTPIILVDFHAEATSEKVALGWHLDGLITALVGSHTHVQTADERILPGGTGYITDLGMTGPHDSVLGRRVDSVLSKFRTQMPNRFPVAEGNVKLCGVIMDVDEATGKVRSIERIQEALDGGAST
- a CDS encoding glutamine--tRNA ligase/YqeY domain fusion protein; protein product: MTFTPMTQLDFIRQIVSDDVKAGKHGGRVHTRFPPEPNGYLHIGHAKAICLSFEVAREFQGLCNLRFDDTDPTKEEIEYVESIQNDVRWLGYDWDDRLFYASDYFQFMYECAEKLIQKGAAFVCDQSLEEIRATRGTVKQAGRNSPYRDRSVEENLDLFRRMRAGEFEDGSKVLRAKIDMASPNMNMRDPVVYRIRREHHYRTGDEWCIYPMYDFAHCLEDSKEGITHSLCTLEFEIRRPLYDWFLDQLELHHPQQIEFARLNLTYTVMSKRRLLELVEDGLVQGWDDPRMPTIAGLRRRGFTPASIRNFCQVIGLSKFNSMIDVGVLENSVREDLNQSAARVLGVLRPLKVVLTNYPEDQVEELDAVNNPEDESMGTRKLPFSRTLYVERDDFMEEAPRKWFRLAPGSEVRLRYAYFITCEEVIKDENGEVVELRCTYDPLTRGGDAPDGRKVRGTLHWVSAGHAVSAEVRLYDRLFLQKDPSAVEEGVDWKAGLNPDSLEILENAFVEPSVQGAAPGTRFQFERMGYFCVDPKSSDQKMVFNRTVTLKDSWAKIAAKG
- a CDS encoding GIY-YIG nuclease family protein, with the translated sequence MASYYVYILASRANGTLYLGVTNDLVKSVYQHRNNLLEGYTSKYCVHRLVYFEETEDVHSALSREKRIKKWNRAWKIRLIEDRNPDWKDLYSEILGN
- the rny gene encoding ribonuclease Y, whose translation is MSTPISIVWLLAAAVPAAVIGIFLGYGARKRIGERRIGSAEAEASRRVQIADQEIEDRRTQLELDSKDRLLNMQTEFEKQTQTRRQELSEQQQRLVQREENLERKLEVVEKKDLSIQALEQGIKTREKELHEHEEELQSLIEEEKRLLQRVSGMGAEEGRRLLLSKLELELRHEAGVRVKQIEEETRMAADHKARKIVAEAIQRCAAEQTMESTVCVVPLPSDDMKGRIIGREGRNIRALEMITGVDVIIDDTPGAVTLSAFDGVRREIARRSLETLITDGRIHPARIEEVVTKTKQEMDRIIWEEGEKAVMEVGVQGLHPELIKLLGRLRFRTSYGQNVLEHLKECAFLMGVMASELGLDFWLARRIGLLHDVGKAVSHNVEGPHAVIGGQLVRKYGESEEVCHGVEAHHGEVEQRSVMSVLAQAADAISGARPGARREVFESYVKRLENLEKIADTFKGVGKAYAIQAGREVRVIVEPHKVSDREMPLMARELSKKISDGLEFPGQIKVTIIRETRAVEYAK
- a CDS encoding 5-formyltetrahydrofolate cyclo-ligase, which translates into the protein MNLEPESIKKHLRQEIKARVRELSAEEKWHRSESIAQAATFSKAFISAALLMMYLPLPEEVDTWPIIQAAWAAGKQVAVPVTSVREKTIEPRLIRPGDEMHLVRGAFGIMEPQAFAPKVEVGAIELVFVPCVGFDAGHRRLGHGGGYYDRFLAGLSEGTPMIGLAFAQQRVDSIPSEPTDISLTDVLWA
- a CDS encoding cysteine desulfurase — protein: MHLVYADHNATTPVHPEVAAAMSPFFAENFGNALSLHQFGQHARAAVEKARAQCAALLGCKPGQILFTSGASESNNLAVKGLAWARQDKGRHIISSTVEHSAVLNPCKWLATQGFEVTFLPVDATGRLDPQDLKAAIRPDTILISIMWANNELGTVEPMPEIAALANEAGVPLHTDAVQAVGKLPLNIEEVKVQALSISSHKFYGPKGAGLLYLEKGTIPVPLIHGGTHERGLRAGTENVPGIVGMGKAAELALRELATETPRLRVLTDRLWKGIQERIEGAHLNGHPRERLCNTLNVSFDGVEGEALVVHLDLEGVAVSTGAACSSGAVDPSHALMATGMPRERANSSIRISLGRTDTGADVERILEVLPAVVKKLRAILA
- a CDS encoding ATP-binding protein yields the protein MVTGPRQSGKTTLLKHLFSKSHNYVTLDDPEAQLEAREDPKLFLKNNPPPLIIDEIQYAPGLLPFLKVHIDEHRSNRGDFLLTGSQVFPLMAGVSESLAGRIALFSLLSFSLQEEFRNQSDLQLGQLKKRILRGGYPELVVQEKMNSKLWHTGYLQTYLERDVRQLKKIGDLTDFQRFLRLLAAFNGQVLNLSALSRDLGVAVNTIKNWVSILEASHQVTLVQPYYRNKGKRIIKSPKIYFSDTGFVCYLNGITSVEQVFKGPQAGPLLETLVLNEIVRDFHGRGEIPQVYWWRTSAGEEVDFVVEVAGALIPIEVKLAAKQNHGMIKGMTAFSRLFENEVKAGYLVNLSDKPHALAENIVALPIFEMARRSLLDTSTA